The following coding sequences are from one Granulicella sp. L56 window:
- a CDS encoding glycosyl hydrolase family 28 protein, whose amino-acid sequence MSLRRALIVVGLFFCSSAPLMAQDDRPLTEPTFPKTCIILQAPLRSFGDGPLIGQTVTEQDKESETETEVLTEALEHCGPSQAVELAFGADRSYNAFLINPILIPQGISLIIDGGVTVFATRDPRNYQDSSDATCGAYGPISTYIVDVGCRALITMEANSGVYGYGVIDGQGQMPFLFYPGFPTGTVPPPQPYNWWDLTTQKEQSQNTIPNCPVKNCGQASPEMISGGNIQGGVNENLVLYKITIRNPPYHTVKLGGKYVTVWGVKIQAPWNIPNTDGFDLHASEATIYGSSVANGDQEIALISSGGKDTENVTVDHFNGYSKGGITVIASGTGLSKILVQNVNIIGDLPSVVPTVSVNGMSVSEMTKLYNITTYGQALPNATNDLKAIQITDSSQTNPTKAGAAISEVTFSSFCVQDIGKPISFVFSPADELPNLEGAYLQNIHILAPTSQFPDMLKGVPTGKQGGYQLSFVTHVPSSGVSSPNQITLDNVIVDDYAPNATSAMTTSIASIDAEINNFTTKTNIYPSLFNGLKATGPTPITVPGPPKLTLFSNAYGSMTKVSSPAPANNCLAPFITGDLYLSVGSKLATGDVNNLQSATVTAGGSITLNAVVQPHDVPNNKLCGKQLWS is encoded by the coding sequence ATGTCACTTCGTCGTGCGCTGATAGTGGTTGGCTTATTCTTTTGCAGTTCAGCGCCCCTTATGGCGCAGGATGACCGCCCGCTTACTGAACCAACCTTTCCCAAAACTTGCATTATTCTCCAGGCGCCTCTACGGTCTTTTGGCGACGGGCCACTCATCGGGCAGACGGTGACCGAGCAGGACAAAGAGTCTGAAACGGAGACTGAGGTGCTTACGGAGGCATTGGAGCATTGTGGTCCAAGCCAAGCGGTCGAATTAGCGTTTGGTGCCGACCGGTCCTATAACGCCTTTCTGATTAATCCAATTCTCATACCCCAGGGTATTTCCCTAATCATCGATGGTGGCGTTACGGTGTTCGCTACGCGGGATCCAAGAAACTACCAGGACTCTTCCGATGCAACTTGTGGAGCCTATGGCCCCATTTCGACTTACATCGTTGACGTGGGCTGTCGTGCACTGATTACGATGGAAGCCAACAGCGGCGTATATGGATACGGTGTGATTGACGGCCAGGGGCAAATGCCGTTCCTGTTCTATCCAGGATTTCCAACCGGGACCGTTCCACCGCCTCAACCGTACAACTGGTGGGATCTGACGACCCAAAAGGAGCAAAGCCAGAACACAATACCTAATTGTCCGGTGAAGAATTGCGGACAAGCAAGTCCTGAGATGATTTCTGGGGGAAACATTCAGGGCGGTGTGAATGAGAATCTGGTTCTGTACAAGATCACGATCCGAAATCCCCCGTACCATACCGTGAAGCTCGGCGGGAAATACGTAACCGTGTGGGGAGTTAAGATCCAGGCCCCATGGAACATCCCCAACACTGACGGCTTCGATCTCCATGCCTCGGAGGCCACTATCTATGGCTCATCGGTCGCTAATGGCGACCAGGAGATCGCTCTTATTTCGAGCGGAGGGAAGGATACCGAGAACGTCACTGTAGACCACTTCAACGGATACAGCAAAGGGGGAATCACGGTCATCGCCAGTGGAACAGGTCTATCTAAGATTCTGGTCCAAAACGTGAATATCATTGGGGATCTTCCAAGCGTTGTCCCGACCGTTAGCGTCAACGGAATGTCAGTCAGCGAAATGACGAAGTTGTACAACATTACGACATATGGACAGGCGCTTCCGAACGCAACGAATGATTTGAAGGCTATTCAGATCACCGATAGCAGCCAGACAAACCCGACCAAGGCTGGCGCAGCGATCTCAGAGGTCACCTTCAGTTCATTTTGTGTCCAGGATATCGGCAAGCCCATCAGTTTCGTATTTTCTCCGGCGGATGAACTTCCGAACCTTGAAGGTGCATACCTTCAGAACATCCACATCCTCGCGCCCACATCGCAGTTTCCGGACATGTTGAAGGGGGTGCCCACCGGCAAGCAAGGCGGCTATCAACTTTCATTTGTGACGCACGTGCCGTCCTCAGGGGTGTCAAGCCCCAATCAGATTACGTTGGACAATGTCATCGTGGACGACTATGCCCCAAACGCAACGAGTGCAATGACGACTTCGATCGCATCGATCGATGCCGAAATAAATAACTTCACAACGAAGACGAATATTTACCCGTCCCTGTTCAACGGACTCAAGGCGACAGGACCGACCCCCATCACCGTACCTGGGCCACCAAAGCTGACTCTGTTCTCGAACGCTTATGGATCAATGACGAAAGTAAGTTCTCCCGCCCCGGCGAACAATTGCCTAGCACCCTTTATTACGGGTGATCTTTATTTATCGGTGGGAAGCAAGCTGGCAACTGGCGACGTCAACAATCTCCAGTCAGCAACTGTTACTGCCGGCGGCTCAATCACATTGAATGCCGTCGTCCAGCCCCACGATGTCCCAAACAACAAACTTTGTGGCAAACAGCTATGGAGCTAG
- a CDS encoding S9 family peptidase, whose translation MQRFVGHTGAGGADIGECYAAASSVREGDGESWYSGWHGLAQRTELQAEASLALGHTASARSGLLKASNYYHAAYMFMMQPEPDSRLLAAYKARRRAFEKVTVLFPQWGRRIEIPFEQRHLHGYFFPSQSPGPRPVLIITGGYDSTAEESYFFSGPAALARGYHVVTYDGPGQGAELIENGQVFRPDWETVLRAVLAWVQQQPNVDSARIAQLGISFGGYLGPRAASGVEGLAATIADPGQQSLLEEFRTRLPKFIAPHVPNGNRFLLRILERVMNRRMKHLTEGWPLRRGLWVHGVQTPFQYLKLAEQYVTDGSKIRCPMLICSAENDDIGQTADALYAAVRSPKSRLRFTAAEGAAGHCESLGRSTFNMRAFDWLDEILFGSDSRVA comes from the coding sequence TTGCAGCGATTTGTAGGCCATACGGGTGCCGGCGGCGCTGACATCGGTGAATGTTACGCTGCCGCCTCCTCCGTACGAGAGGGCGACGGCGAGAGCTGGTATTCCGGCTGGCACGGTCTAGCGCAACGGACAGAATTGCAGGCGGAAGCATCGCTGGCATTGGGGCACACGGCCAGCGCGCGTTCGGGATTGCTCAAGGCGTCCAACTACTACCATGCCGCGTATATGTTCATGATGCAGCCGGAGCCGGATTCGCGGTTGCTGGCGGCATATAAGGCGCGGCGACGCGCCTTCGAGAAGGTCACGGTTCTGTTTCCCCAATGGGGCAGGAGGATCGAAATTCCGTTCGAACAGCGGCACCTGCATGGTTACTTTTTTCCTTCGCAATCTCCCGGCCCTCGGCCAGTGCTTATCATCACGGGAGGCTACGACTCGACTGCCGAAGAGTCGTACTTCTTTTCCGGTCCCGCTGCATTGGCGCGCGGATATCACGTTGTGACCTATGACGGCCCCGGGCAGGGAGCAGAACTGATCGAGAATGGCCAGGTATTTCGGCCAGACTGGGAGACCGTGCTGCGTGCGGTGCTGGCGTGGGTGCAGCAGCAACCGAATGTGGATTCGGCCAGGATTGCGCAGCTTGGCATCAGCTTCGGCGGATATCTTGGGCCGCGAGCCGCATCCGGCGTAGAAGGACTCGCTGCAACCATCGCCGATCCGGGACAGCAGAGCCTACTGGAGGAGTTCCGCACCCGGCTGCCGAAGTTCATCGCCCCCCACGTGCCGAACGGCAACAGGTTTCTGCTCAGGATTCTGGAACGGGTGATGAACCGGCGCATGAAACATCTGACCGAAGGTTGGCCACTGCGGCGAGGCCTTTGGGTTCACGGGGTCCAAACTCCGTTTCAATATCTGAAGCTGGCCGAACAGTATGTCACGGATGGGTCGAAGATTCGCTGTCCCATGCTGATTTGCTCGGCGGAGAACGATGACATCGGCCAAACGGCGGATGCACTGTACGCTGCCGTTCGTTCCCCAAAGTCACGATTGCGTTTTACCGCGGCCGAAGGTGCTGCCGGGCATTGCGAAAGCCTGGGAAGATCCACCTTCAATATGCGAGCATTCGATTGGCTAGATGAAATCCTTTTCGGAAGTGATAGCCGAGTGGCGTGA
- a CDS encoding dihydrofolate reductase family protein, giving the protein MEEPIRTLFAARPSHPSQVVLPEGLRARYDGDLSFPLAPQERPYCIANFVSTLDGVVSFNMPGQSEGAQISKSNEEDRFIMGLLRASADAVLVGSGTLQAVGPQGTWLPESVYQPAKDLYRKYRTEVLRKPEYPLVVIVTGTGGLDLASAMFHTPRTRVLILTTEQGKQRLSQSGSEALVSVEVKALPTAEKDIPPSAILTSLRREAGVELLLNEAGPTLFGEFLAGGFMDELFLTVAPQIAGRVAAHPRPGLVANVEFSPATAPWWKLLSTKSAADYLFLRYQLGDRSA; this is encoded by the coding sequence ATGGAAGAACCTATTCGCACGCTGTTCGCGGCTCGCCCCTCTCATCCGTCGCAAGTAGTCCTCCCCGAAGGGCTTCGTGCCAGATATGACGGAGATCTTTCTTTTCCGTTGGCCCCGCAAGAGCGTCCCTACTGCATCGCAAACTTCGTGTCGACACTCGACGGTGTCGTGAGCTTCAACATGCCAGGTCAGTCGGAAGGAGCTCAGATCAGTAAATCGAACGAAGAAGACCGCTTCATCATGGGCCTGCTGCGGGCCTCGGCAGACGCGGTGCTGGTGGGTTCGGGGACGCTTCAAGCCGTCGGCCCGCAGGGCACTTGGCTCCCTGAATCTGTCTATCAACCAGCGAAGGATCTATACCGGAAATATCGCACCGAGGTGCTCCGCAAGCCGGAGTATCCACTCGTAGTGATCGTCACCGGAACCGGCGGCCTGGACCTCGCCAGCGCCATGTTTCATACACCTCGAACCAGGGTGCTCATACTGACTACAGAGCAGGGCAAACAGAGGTTGTCGCAAAGCGGATCGGAGGCACTCGTCTCAGTCGAGGTGAAGGCGCTCCCCACAGCAGAGAAAGACATTCCACCCTCTGCGATCCTGACGTCGCTCAGACGCGAAGCTGGAGTGGAGTTACTGCTTAACGAAGCCGGCCCGACACTGTTTGGCGAATTTCTCGCAGGCGGATTCATGGATGAACTTTTTCTGACAGTCGCGCCTCAGATTGCGGGAAGAGTCGCAGCGCACCCGAGGCCAGGTCTGGTCGCCAACGTTGAGTTCTCTCCAGCGACGGCTCCCTGGTGGAAGCTTCTCAGCACAAAAAGTGCAGCAGACTACCTCTTCCTGCGTTATCAACTAGGAGATCGGAGCGCATAG
- a CDS encoding PEP-CTERM sorting domain-containing protein, giving the protein MKNSMLSNRWFASGYFQSRVNDIVQSHAKVLLTVIALVAPIGMSQAARADSYNFSVNGSGIQASGVIQVSNTGPLGAYTVTGITGSFSDSNNGISGAITGLESAPPPTFNVSPPAAPNTFGPPAVTDAGFSYDDLFWPGGNSPAVCTDALAFFGGYFDVYGMAFDVAGGYTADLWSDGGLGGYQLNDSINGIPFTPNNMAGLAYAADVSASPVPEPGSLLLVGTGLSGVAALWSRRKMAI; this is encoded by the coding sequence ATGAAAAACTCAATGCTTAGCAACCGCTGGTTCGCTTCTGGGTACTTCCAGTCCAGGGTTAATGATATTGTCCAGTCGCATGCCAAGGTCCTTTTAACAGTGATCGCGTTAGTGGCCCCGATAGGGATGTCGCAGGCTGCCAGAGCGGATTCCTATAACTTTTCAGTGAACGGAAGCGGCATCCAGGCGTCGGGTGTCATCCAGGTTTCGAACACCGGCCCCTTGGGGGCCTATACCGTGACGGGGATCACCGGATCATTCTCGGATTCGAACAACGGTATCTCGGGAGCGATCACGGGGTTGGAATCTGCTCCCCCTCCGACGTTCAATGTCTCGCCTCCTGCAGCACCGAATACCTTTGGCCCTCCTGCCGTCACTGATGCCGGGTTTTCCTACGATGACCTCTTTTGGCCTGGTGGGAACTCACCGGCAGTATGCACGGACGCCCTTGCTTTTTTCGGCGGCTACTTTGACGTGTATGGGATGGCGTTCGACGTGGCTGGCGGGTATACGGCTGACTTGTGGAGCGATGGCGGCCTGGGCGGATATCAGCTCAACGACTCTATCAATGGGATTCCCTTCACGCCCAACAATATGGCTGGCCTGGCTTATGCTGCGGATGTCAGCGCGTCGCCTGTACCTGAACCGGGATCGCTGTTGCTGGTCGGAACGGGCCTGTCAGGGGTGGCTGCTCTCTGGAGCCGAAGAAAGATGGCTATATAA